The window GGCGCGAAGCGCATCCTGTCGGGAATAGTTACTGACGCGCTGGCCCTCGCGAAGAAGGAGCCGCCTGCCAAACCTCCTTTTACAGTCCTGTTACAACAACCAGAAACGCCGTTTAAGACGTGGCTTGAATCGAAACTGAACGAGAAGCACGACGTTCGGATTATCCTGTTTAAACGAGCGAGTGAATTGCTTGCCCTGATGAATCAGCAGCCATTCGATGTCGCTGTTGTCTGCGGAATAGAGTGGGACACACTCACTCACTTGGAGTATAAGTATCGTACCCCTGAAGCTTTCAAGGTGCTGGCCGGTTTGAACGCGCGGTACGGCAAACCGATTATCACCATGAAAGGATTAGCGACGCAGGAGCTTGTCGAGAGGTTGGAAGGCGAGAATGAACTCGACTTTTGGTACGGTCGGTTCTCGACGCGGGAGTTCTGGGACACCTTAGAAAGCTGTTTGCCGATCCGACGTGACTCCGCGCATGACGCTGCTAACGCGGCGCCTCAACCTCCGAGGGCGCGGCCTCCTCGAATTGTAGTGAATGACGACGAGGAAATGCAGCGGGAGATCATTCGTATTCTCGTCAAGACATCCTATAAGGATGCGACCGTGCTGTTGTTCGATGATGCTGAGGAAGCCTTAAAGGAACTAAAAAGAGAACCCCCTGACCTTTTCACGACCGACGTGCAGCACGCCAAGATAGATGGCTTTCAGATGCTAGGGCAGCTCGCGAAAATGGAACCGAAGTGTCCCGCCTTTGTAATCTCTGGCGCTGTAAGTAGTGAGAAGGTACTGCGCTATACAGACCCTAAATTGGACGTTACGTTTTTCTCCAAGCCCTTCAAGATTCCAGAGTTCAGAAGGGAACTGGAAAAATACTTTGGCCCCACTGAGCTACCGGATAGACCAGTTCCAAAGCACGAAGCATGAACAGCCAGCCCTGGATTCTCCTCGACACCGAAACGACGGGCTTCGCCGCACCGATCTTCGTTGTTGAACTGGCGGCCCAACGGATGCGTGGTTGGGAACCGGACGGCGTGCCGTTCCGCAAGTTGCTGAATCAAAATGCGGACATTCCGGCCGAAGCCTCGCGCGTCCACGGTTATACTCGCGAAATTCTTGAGCGCGATGGCGAGCCGCCCCGCGAGGTCTATCGGGAGTTTTCAGAATACGCGGGCAATCTGCCGCTCGTTTCATTCAACCTCGCATACGATCTGGACGAAGTGCTGACGCCGGAATGGAAGCGGCTGGCCGTTGCGCCAATTGGTTTGCCGGGCCTCTGCGCTCTGCGTCTGGCCCAGCGTCTTCTTGATCCCGTGCCCGCCGGCAACTGCAAGCTGCAAACGCTCCGCCAGTATTACCGTCTGCCCGAACGCGGCGCGCACACAGCGCTGGGCGATGTTCAAACGGTCGCGGATTTATTCGCGCAAGTGCTCCATCCAATCGCCGAACATCGCGGCCTGGACACCTGGGAAAAGCTCACCCACTATGCAGTGGAGGAATGGTATCCGTCCCGCATCGCCTTTGGAAAACACAAGGGCAGGTTGGTTCACGAATCCCGGAAAGACGCGGAATTGCGCCGCTGGCTCGACTCGCTGGCCAGTTCGAGCAATGCCCGCAACGCTCAGATGGGTCGCTGGTATCTGCGCCAACTGACTGTCACGAAGGAAGCGGACACGACGGTATTCTCCGCCTCCGAAGTCGAACGCAAAGGCAAACGAGCCGAAACACCACGCGCCGGCACCGTCGCCGCGCTGGTCATCTACGCAAATCCCGAATTGGAAGAACTCCGTCAGCTTGTCGCCGGCGCGCGGGCGCGTCTGGCGGAACTGGAAACGGACTACACGACAGAGAAGGCGCGCGTGGACGCCATGCAAGCCGCCCTGTTCCGGCGCTTGCGCGAGCACTACCAGAAACGCGACCGGCTGCGGCTCATCGTTGACTATCGCAAAAAGTATCTGGACTCGTTGATTCGTGGCGGCGAGGAGGAGGCGAAACAAGCGGAAGAGAATTACGAGCGGGCCAGGGCGCAATCCGAAAAGGATTACGAGGAAACAGCGGCAGCCGTAGCGAAGAAGAAACAACTCACGCCTGACGAGGAAGCCGAATTGACCCGGCTGTGGAAGAAGCTGGTCAAGTTGTATCACCCCGACCGCTTCGCCGACCAGCCCGACAAGTTGGAGACTTATCACAAACTGACCAGCGCCATCAACCGCGCGAAGGACACCGGCGATATCAAGACGCTCCGTGAAATCGCCGAAGACCCGCACGGATACATTTTGCGACAGGGCTGGACGAGTCTGGACTTCAGCGACGGCGCGGAACTATCGCAATTGCGCAAGCTCTACGAAAGCCTGCAACTGGAAATCATCGAGGTCCTCGAAACGTTGAACCGGCTGCGGGAAAGTCCCGACTTCGAGCTTTGCCGGTTCACCGAGAAGAAACCGGGCGTGCTGGACGAACTCGCGGCAGAACGAAAGAAGATGCTCGAAAAGGAAAGCGCCGACCTGGAAAAGCAGGCCGGACAACTCGCAACGGAGATCGAAGAATTGTCTGGAGAGACGCCCGATCACATCGTATAGCCCGCTCGCCGCCTCCTTTGAGCGACATCGGGCTTGAGCGGCCTGATAACCAACAGCGCCATGAAACGAACCGAAGAAGGAGGCGGGTCCCGCGGCAGGGAAATGTTGTGGTCGTCCCTCCTCTGGGCGGTCGGCGGTTTCGCGGTCTATGTGCTGAGCTACGGACCGATTGTTTGGATCGAGCCCAAAATTGGGAGCAAACACGTTCGCTCCATCATTGAAGGAACCTACGTGCCCGCCAACTACGTGCTGTTCGAGACGCCGCTGCGCCCTTTCGGAGACTGGTACGTCAGCATGTGGGTTGACCTTTCTCCGGTTGCACAATGAAATTGCGAACGCGGCTTGCAGCCGGTGGCCCGGTCCGTAAACTTCCGTCTCGTCCGATGCGCAAAATGTCCATCGTCCTCCTCCCGCTGCTTGTTGTCTTCTGCGCCTGGTGCGCCCCGGCCTCGCTCACTGCCGCGCTCCCGCCCGCGGGTTCGCCTTATTCCGCGTTCCACACGGAAAAGCTCGCCGAAATGGACGCCGCCATCGAACGCGCCCTCGCGGACCATGATTGCCCCGGCGTTGTGTTGTGGCTGGAGCGGAATGACGCCGCGTATCACAAGGCCTACGGCAAACGCGCCCTCGTGCCCGCCGGGGAACCAATGACCGAGGACACGATCTTCGACGCGGCATCTCTGACCAAGGTGATCGCCACCACACCGGCGGTGATGCTGTTGATCGAACGCGGCAAGGTCCGCCTCGACGAGCGCGTCCAGGCGTACATCCCGGAATTCACCGGCGAGGGCAAGGAAGCCGTCACCATCCGGCAGCTCATGACGCACACGTCCGGACTGCGGCCCGACATCAGCACACAGCCGCCCTGGTCGGGTTACGACACCGCCATCCGAATGGCCTGCGCCGAAAAACTTCTCTCGGCGCCCGGCGCAGTTTTTCGGTACAGCGACATCAATTTTTTCATGCTCGGCGAAGTCGTACGGCGCGTCAGCGGACTGAACCTGAACGAATTCGTCGCGCGAGAAATCTACGGACCGCTCAAAATGGCGGACACCGGTTTCCTTCCGCCAGCCTCGAAGCTTCCCCGCATCGCGCCGACGGAAAAAGTCAACGGCCGGGTTTTGCGCGGCACGGTGCATGATCCGACCGCGCGGTTCATGGGGGGTGTGGCGGGTCACGCGGGACTGTTCACGACCGCCGCCGATCTGGCGCGCTATGCCCGGATGCTGCTCAACCTCGGGGAACTTGACGGCGTCCGCATCTTCAAACCGGAGACCGTCCGATTGATGACCAGCGTGCAGTCGCCGGAGGGCGTCCCGGCGCGGCGCGGGCTGGGCTGGGACATTGATTCAGGCTACAGCCGTCCGCGCGGGAAGATTTTTCCGCCCGGTTCCTACGGCCACACCGGCTTCACCGGCACCGCGCTCTGGATTGATCCCTTCTCGAAAACCTTCTGGATTTTTCTGTCGAACCGCGTCCATCCAGACGGCAAGGGCAACGTGCTCGGGTTGGAAGGCGAGCTGGCCAGTCTCGCGGGGCAGGCTGTCATCGGCTTCAACTTCTCCTACGTGCCGGGTTCGCTAACGCCGCGTCCAGCCGAGGAAAACGCGATTCCGGCAAAAAAGGCAGCTTCGTTAAAAACGGTCGAGGTTCACAACGGGATTGACGGGCTGGCGAAGCGGCATTTCGCGCCGCTCAAGGGATTACGGGTCGGTCTCATCACCAACCACACCGGCCAAGATCGCGAACGCAATCCAACCATCGACCTGTTGAAGAACGCCCCGGACGTGCGACTCAGGGCGTTGTTCAGCCCGGAGCACGGCATTCGCGGCGCGCTCGACGAAAAAGTCGGCGACAGCACGGATGAAAAAACCGGTCTGCCGGTTTTCAGCCTTTACGGCGCGCGACGGGCGCCGTCACCGGAACAATTGAAGGACCTCGACGCGCTCGTGTTCGACATACAGGACATTGGCTGCCGCTTCTACACCTACATCGCCACGCTGGGCAACTGCCTGGAGGCGGCCGGCCAAGCGAGGTTGAAATTTTTAGTGCTCGACCGCGTGAACCCGATCAACGGCACGCGCATCGAAGGGCCGGTTTATCGGGGTGAAAGCAGTTTCACAGCATTTCACTCCCTTCCGCTGCGCACCGGCATGACCATGGGAGAGCTGGCCAAAATGTTCAACGCCGAGCGCGGCTTTGACGCGGACCTCACCGTCGTTCCGATCGAGGGCTGGACGCGCGACCTTTGGTTCGACCAGACCCGTCTGCCGTGGACGAATCCATCGCCGAACATGCGCAACCTGACCGAGGCGATCCTGTATCCGGGCGTCGGTTTGCTGGAGACGGCGGTCTCCGTCGGCCGCGGCACGGATACGCCGTTTGAGGTCGTCGGCGCGCCGTACGTGGACGACGTGA of the Candidatus Angelobacter sp. genome contains:
- a CDS encoding response regulator — translated: GAKRILSGIVTDALALAKKEPPAKPPFTVLLQQPETPFKTWLESKLNEKHDVRIILFKRASELLALMNQQPFDVAVVCGIEWDTLTHLEYKYRTPEAFKVLAGLNARYGKPIITMKGLATQELVERLEGENELDFWYGRFSTREFWDTLESCLPIRRDSAHDAANAAPQPPRARPPRIVVNDDEEMQREIIRILVKTSYKDATVLLFDDAEEALKELKREPPDLFTTDVQHAKIDGFQMLGQLAKMEPKCPAFVISGAVSSEKVLRYTDPKLDVTFFSKPFKIPEFRRELEKYFGPTELPDRPVPKHEA
- a CDS encoding exonuclease domain-containing protein, with the protein product MNSQPWILLDTETTGFAAPIFVVELAAQRMRGWEPDGVPFRKLLNQNADIPAEASRVHGYTREILERDGEPPREVYREFSEYAGNLPLVSFNLAYDLDEVLTPEWKRLAVAPIGLPGLCALRLAQRLLDPVPAGNCKLQTLRQYYRLPERGAHTALGDVQTVADLFAQVLHPIAEHRGLDTWEKLTHYAVEEWYPSRIAFGKHKGRLVHESRKDAELRRWLDSLASSSNARNAQMGRWYLRQLTVTKEADTTVFSASEVERKGKRAETPRAGTVAALVIYANPELEELRQLVAGARARLAELETDYTTEKARVDAMQAALFRRLREHYQKRDRLRLIVDYRKKYLDSLIRGGEEEAKQAEENYERARAQSEKDYEETAAAVAKKKQLTPDEEAELTRLWKKLVKLYHPDRFADQPDKLETYHKLTSAINRAKDTGDIKTLREIAEDPHGYILRQGWTSLDFSDGAELSQLRKLYESLQLEIIEVLETLNRLRESPDFELCRFTEKKPGVLDELAAERKKMLEKESADLEKQAGQLATEIEELSGETPDHIV
- a CDS encoding exo-beta-N-acetylmuramidase NamZ domain-containing protein; this translates as MRKMSIVLLPLLVVFCAWCAPASLTAALPPAGSPYSAFHTEKLAEMDAAIERALADHDCPGVVLWLERNDAAYHKAYGKRALVPAGEPMTEDTIFDAASLTKVIATTPAVMLLIERGKVRLDERVQAYIPEFTGEGKEAVTIRQLMTHTSGLRPDISTQPPWSGYDTAIRMACAEKLLSAPGAVFRYSDINFFMLGEVVRRVSGLNLNEFVAREIYGPLKMADTGFLPPASKLPRIAPTEKVNGRVLRGTVHDPTARFMGGVAGHAGLFTTAADLARYARMLLNLGELDGVRIFKPETVRLMTSVQSPEGVPARRGLGWDIDSGYSRPRGKIFPPGSYGHTGFTGTALWIDPFSKTFWIFLSNRVHPDGKGNVLGLEGELASLAGQAVIGFNFSYVPGSLTPRPAEENAIPAKKAASLKTVEVHNGIDGLAKRHFAPLKGLRVGLITNHTGQDRERNPTIDLLKNAPDVRLRALFSPEHGIRGALDEKVGDSTDEKTGLPVFSLYGARRAPSPEQLKDLDALVFDIQDIGCRFYTYIATLGNCLEAAGQARLKFLVLDRVNPINGTRIEGPVYRGESSFTAFHSLPLRTGMTMGELAKMFNAERGFDADLTVVPIEGWTRDLWFDQTRLPWTNPSPNMRNLTEAILYPGVGLLETAVSVGRGTDTPFEVVGAPYVDDVKLAAELNRANLPGIRFVPVRFEPTASVFKDKSCGGVYLMVTDRDALEAVDVGITLALALQRLYPKDFALEKVQHLLQDPPTLDAIKAGKTLSEIKQLWANDLDEFRKRREKFLIYR